In a genomic window of Ralstonia nicotianae:
- a CDS encoding branched-chain amino acid ABC transporter permease, producing the protein MDIFIQQIVNGLVLGSIYALIALGYTMVYGILGIINFAHGDVLMIGAMSALTAINFLQKFFPNLPDWLTLVLALLFAMPVCAVVAYTIERVAYRPLRNAPRLAPLITAIGVSIVLQTLAMMIWSRNPLTFPQLLPSSPIDIGSTGATITGKEIAIILVSLAVMTGLTLLVNRTKLGRAMRATAENQRVAGLMGVNPNFVISATFMIGAAMAAVAGVMMATNYGNAHFYMGFIPGLKAFTAAVLGGIGNLAGAMVGGVLLGLIEALGAGYIGDLTGGVFGSNYQDVFAFIVLICVLLFRPSGIMGERVADRA; encoded by the coding sequence ATGGATATCTTTATCCAGCAGATCGTGAACGGCCTGGTGCTCGGCAGCATTTACGCGCTGATCGCACTTGGCTACACCATGGTCTACGGCATTCTCGGCATCATCAACTTTGCCCACGGCGATGTCCTGATGATCGGCGCGATGTCCGCACTGACCGCCATCAACTTCCTCCAGAAGTTCTTCCCCAACCTGCCTGACTGGCTGACGCTGGTCCTGGCGCTGCTGTTTGCGATGCCGGTCTGCGCCGTCGTCGCATACACCATCGAGCGGGTCGCCTACCGGCCGCTGCGCAATGCGCCGCGCCTGGCGCCGCTGATCACCGCCATCGGCGTGTCGATCGTGCTGCAGACCCTGGCGATGATGATCTGGTCGCGCAACCCGCTGACCTTCCCGCAACTGCTGCCCTCGTCGCCGATCGATATCGGTTCGACCGGCGCGACGATCACGGGCAAGGAGATCGCCATCATCCTGGTGTCGCTGGCGGTCATGACCGGGCTGACGCTGCTGGTCAACCGCACCAAGCTCGGCCGCGCCATGCGCGCCACTGCCGAGAACCAGCGCGTGGCCGGCCTGATGGGTGTTAACCCCAACTTCGTCATCTCCGCCACGTTCATGATCGGCGCTGCCATGGCAGCCGTCGCCGGCGTGATGATGGCCACCAACTATGGCAATGCCCACTTCTACATGGGCTTCATCCCCGGCCTGAAGGCGTTCACTGCCGCGGTGCTGGGCGGCATCGGCAACCTGGCGGGCGCCATGGTGGGCGGTGTGCTGCTGGGCCTGATCGAGGCCCTGGGTGCCGGCTACATCGGTGACCTGACCGGCGGTGTGTTCGGTTCGAACTACCAGGATGTTTTCGCGTTCATTGTGCTGATTTGCGTGCTGCTGTTCCGCCCGTCCGGCATCATGGGCGAACGCGTTGCAGACCGTGCATAA
- a CDS encoding ABC transporter permease subunit — MTETATEFKAPKKTRAALLGFFILAIFAPFLVGAVGGNYWVRVLDFALLYIMLALGLNIVVGFAGLLDLGYIAFYAVGAYMMALLGSPHLTNQFEWIHQLFPNGLHLLIWWVIPLGAGLAALFGILLGAPTLKLRGDYLAIVTLGFGEIIRIFMNNLDRPVNITNGPKGVNLIEPVKLFGFDFSKRHDIFGIHFEPVHMYYYLFVLLAMGIITVCLRLQNSRIGRAWVAIREDEIAAKAMGINTRNIKLLAFAMGASFGGVSGAMFASFQGFVSPESFVLWESIYILAIVVLGGMGHIPGVILGGILLVGFQELLRALAEPIQNKLFGHVIVEAEVLRQLLFGLAMVGVMLYRPAGLWPSPRKEDRPQKARVGGLSRI, encoded by the coding sequence ATGACAGAAACTGCAACGGAATTCAAAGCGCCGAAGAAGACGCGCGCCGCGCTTCTCGGCTTCTTCATCCTCGCCATCTTCGCCCCGTTCCTCGTGGGCGCCGTCGGCGGGAACTACTGGGTACGCGTGCTGGACTTCGCACTGCTGTACATCATGCTGGCCCTGGGCCTGAACATCGTAGTGGGCTTTGCCGGCCTGCTCGACCTGGGCTACATCGCGTTCTACGCGGTGGGCGCCTACATGATGGCGCTGCTGGGCTCGCCGCACCTGACCAACCAGTTCGAGTGGATCCATCAGCTGTTTCCGAACGGGCTGCATCTGCTGATCTGGTGGGTGATCCCGCTGGGCGCGGGGCTGGCGGCGCTGTTCGGCATCCTGCTGGGGGCGCCGACGCTCAAGCTGCGCGGCGACTACCTCGCCATCGTGACGCTGGGCTTCGGCGAGATCATCCGCATCTTCATGAACAACCTCGACCGCCCGGTGAACATCACCAACGGTCCGAAGGGCGTCAACCTGATCGAGCCGGTCAAGCTCTTCGGGTTCGACTTCTCGAAGCGGCATGACATCTTCGGCATCCACTTCGAGCCGGTGCACATGTACTACTACCTGTTCGTGCTGCTGGCGATGGGCATCATCACGGTGTGCCTGCGCCTGCAGAATTCGCGGATCGGTCGTGCATGGGTTGCCATCCGCGAGGACGAGATCGCCGCCAAGGCCATGGGCATCAACACCCGCAACATCAAGCTGCTGGCGTTCGCCATGGGCGCGTCGTTCGGCGGCGTGTCGGGGGCGATGTTCGCGTCGTTCCAGGGCTTCGTGTCGCCGGAATCGTTCGTGCTGTGGGAGTCGATCTACATCCTGGCCATCGTGGTGCTGGGCGGCATGGGCCATATCCCGGGCGTGATCCTGGGCGGCATCCTGCTGGTGGGCTTCCAGGAACTGCTGCGCGCGCTGGCCGAGCCGATCCAGAACAAGCTGTTCGGCCACGTGATCGTGGAAGCGGAAGTGCTGCGTCAGCTGCTGTTCGGCCTGGCGATGGTGGGGGTGATGCTGTATCGCCCCGCGGGCCTGTGGCCCTCGCCGCGCAAGGAAGACCGCCCGCAGAAGGCGCGGGTCGGTGGTTTGTCCCGCATCTGA
- a CDS encoding ABC transporter ATP-binding protein produces the protein MSNNNLLSIRGVNKRFGGLQALSDVSLEIREGEIYGLIGPNGAGKTTFFNVITGLYTPDAGEFVLAGQPYQPTAVHEVAKAGIARTFQNIRLFGDMTAAENVMVGRHVRTKAGLIGAVFRTKAAREEEASIEDWAHDLLDYVGIGKYANYTARNLSYGHQRRLEIARALATQPKLLALDEPAAGMNATEKVELRGLLDKIRSDGKTILLIEHDVKLVMGLCNRLTVLDYGKVIAQGLPHEVQSNQAVIEAYLGASAH, from the coding sequence ATGAGCAACAACAACCTCCTCTCGATCCGGGGAGTCAACAAGCGCTTCGGCGGCCTGCAGGCGCTGTCGGACGTGAGCCTGGAGATCCGCGAAGGCGAGATCTACGGCCTGATCGGCCCGAACGGCGCCGGCAAGACCACGTTCTTCAACGTCATCACGGGCCTGTACACGCCGGACGCCGGCGAGTTCGTGCTGGCCGGCCAGCCGTACCAGCCGACCGCCGTGCACGAAGTGGCCAAGGCCGGCATCGCGCGCACGTTCCAGAACATCCGCCTGTTCGGCGACATGACCGCGGCGGAGAACGTCATGGTCGGCCGCCACGTGCGCACCAAGGCCGGCCTGATCGGCGCGGTGTTCCGCACCAAGGCCGCGCGCGAAGAGGAAGCGTCCATCGAAGACTGGGCGCACGACCTGCTGGACTACGTCGGCATCGGCAAGTACGCCAACTACACGGCGCGCAACCTGTCGTACGGCCACCAGCGCCGCCTGGAGATCGCGCGCGCGCTCGCCACGCAGCCCAAGCTGCTGGCGCTGGACGAGCCGGCCGCGGGCATGAACGCCACCGAGAAGGTCGAGCTGCGCGGCCTGCTCGACAAGATCCGCTCCGACGGCAAGACCATCCTGCTGATCGAACACGACGTGAAGCTGGTGATGGGCCTGTGCAACCGCCTGACCGTGCTCGACTACGGCAAGGTGATCGCGCAGGGCTTGCCGCACGAAGTGCAGAGCAACCAGGCCGTGATCGAGGCCTACCTGGGCGCGTCCGCGCATTGA